The genomic segment CGACCTCGTCGCCGCGTTCCGCGCCATGCCGACCGCCAAGGCCTCCTTCGCGACCAAGTTCGTCAACCCCGACCTGCTCGCGCTCGACCCGCGGGGGCGCACGCGGGTGCGCTTCTCCGTCATGCCTCCCGACGACGCGCGGCTCCTCGACATCCGCACCAGCCCGGTCCCCGAGCGGATCGCCGCGGCCGCCGACTTCCTCGACGCGGGGTACGAGGTCCACTTCAACCTCTCGCCCGTCGTGCTGCGCCCCGGATGGCAGCGGGACTGGGCCGAGCTGCTCGTCCACCTCGACGACGTCCTGCCCGCCCGCGTCAAGGAGCAGGCGGCCGCCGAGATCATCATGCTGACCCACAACGCGGGGCTCCACGAGGTCAACCTGGGCTGGCACCCCAAGGCCGAGGAGCTCCTCTGGCAGCCGGACGCGCAGGAGACGAAGCGGTCGCAGAACGGGGCCCTCAACGTCCGCTACTCCCAGGACGTCAAGCGCCAGGCCCTCGCGCGCCTCCACCAGCTCCTCGAGGAACACGCGCCCTGGCTGCGCATCCGGTACGCCTTCTGACGAGCCCGGTCCTGCGATCCCGGTCCTGGATCCCGGTCGTGAGAGGAGGATCGTTACTTCTTTCACGTACGGGTGATATGGGGCGTATCGGGACGGAGGGCTGGGGAGTCACCGGGCGGCTCGCGTTGCTCGTCGAGCCGCAGGCAACTCAGCTCACAGGAAAGAGAGTTCACATGCGCCGCTCCGCCGCCGTCATCCTCGGTGCCGTCATGCTGCTGGGGGTCCTCGCGGTGCCCGCCAGTGCCGTGCCGGACCCCGTCACGACCGTCGACTGCCTGACCCAGGCGGCCGGCGACGTCACGTCCCTCGTCGACCCGGCGAGTCTCGGCGTCCCCTCGGAGGTGCCGGGCGCGGCGTGCCTCGCTCCGTGACGGTCTGAAGGGGCGGGCGGCCCGCGCGGGCCGCCTCAGCCGCCCCATCGGTAGCCGTCGCCGAAGAGGAGCGTGTGCTCCAGCACGTCCTCCATCGGGTCGTCGATCTGGCCGGTGTTGACCAGCGCGACCACGGGCGCGTTGTGCGAGTTCTCGTGCGTCTCGTCGGCGTGTGCCGTGCCGGAGCACAGGACGGCCGGTGCGGCCGCTGCGGTGACCAGGGTCCAGCGGGACATCTTCCGTACCCAATTGCCGTTCACTGCGGCCTCCTTGGAGCGTGCGCGTGCGGGCCGCCGGTCGCGGCCCGCTCACCGGGGGTAACCCGGGCGCGCTCGTGAAGTCACCGATTGTCACTGACGATCATACGAACGGGTTGTCGCCGTCCGTCGCCCGAATGACCCAATCCCTCTGTCCCGTAAGGCTTCCGCATGTTCCGTCACGCTCTGGCTCTCGCTCTCTTCGCCCTTGCCGCTGCTATGGGACCGGCCGCGGCGACCACCGGCGCGGCGAATCCCGGCCCGCTGCCCCTGCCGCTGCCCGTCGCCGACACCGTCGTCAATGAAGGGGTCTCGGTCGAGGGGCCGCTGATCAACAACATCGGCCTGCCCACCGTGTTGTGACCGTGCAGGTGAGAGGGGTCAGGTGCGGAGTCCGGGCGGGAAGCCGGTCCAGCGCAGGGCCTCGGGCAGGTGCCCCATGTCGTTGTAGAGCACCAGCGCGGCGGGGCGGCCCGGGGTGTAACGGATGACGGTCAGGGCCGCGTTGCCGTGGTTCAGGCCGAGCCAGCGTGCGGGTGGGGCGTCGAGTGCGGCGCGGACCAGCCAGGCGGTCAGGAAGTTGTGGGTGACGAGGAGTTCGTGGCGCGGAGTGTCACCGGGGACGGGGCCGGTGAAGCGGGACAGCGCCTCGGCGGCGAGTGCGGGGCCTTCCTCGCGTTCCGCGTCGGGGAAGCGGGCCAGGCGTTCCAGGGTCGCGTCGGCCGTTTCCGGGGGCAGTTCCTCCGTGCGCGGGATGTAGGGGAGGTAGTCGCCCGCCGGGGCCGAGCGGATCAGGGGGGCGTTGCCGTCCAGGGCGTCGGACATCAGGGTCGCGGTCTGTTCGGCCCGGGGGAGGGGGCCGTGGTGGATCGCCGCGAACGGGATGCCGCGCAGCCGCTCGCCGAGCAGGGCCGCCTGTGCGCGGCCTCCCGGCGTGAGGCCGCTCTCGTCGGGCGTGGCCTCGCCGTGCCGGGTGATGTAGAGGTGGCGGGCGGACGTCGCGTCGGTGTCGGCCGTACGGGTCGTGGGGGTGATCATGACGGCAGGGACGCCCTCGCGTTCCGC from the Streptomyces venezuelae genome contains:
- a CDS encoding histidine phosphatase family protein; this encodes MITPTTRTADTDATSARHLYITRHGEATPDESGLTPGGRAQAALLGERLRGIPFAAIHHGPLPRAEQTATLMSDALDGNAPLIRSAPAGDYLPYIPRTEELPPETADATLERLARFPDAEREEGPALAAEALSRFTGPVPGDTPRHELLVTHNFLTAWLVRAALDAPPARWLGLNHGNAALTVIRYTPGRPAALVLYNDMGHLPEALRWTGFPPGLRT